CATGGAAAGGTATTTCGCTTCGTGGCTCAGGTTCCAGATCAGGTAAACATTAATACAGATTCCCAAAGTAGCAATAACAGGCAAAGCAGGCACCCTAAAGGTTCTCGGCAGCTGCGGCTCCTTTTTTCTCAGGATCCAAACGGCTACACATACCATGGTGAAGGCAAACAATGTCCCGAAACTTGTCATATCTGCCAGTTTACTGATTGGTGTTAATGAGGCTACCGTTGCAATAACAAGCCCTAAAAGCATTAAGCTTTTTGCCGGTGTTTTTCTTACCGGGTGAACATCGCTGAACATCTTAGGGATCAATCCGTCCTTAGACATTCCCAGGAAAATCCTGGACTGCCCCATGATCATGACCATTAATACAGAGATCAGACCTACGGTTGCTGCAATGGTAATGATATAACCGGCCCAGCCCTGGCCTGCAATTTCAAATGCATAGGCTACAGGTGCTTTAATGGCATCCGGGTATTTACCGTGAGGATCAAAATTCTGGTAGTTCATCATCCCCGTAAGTACCAAGGATACCAAAATATATAGGAATGTACATACCAGAAGCGAAACAATAATCGCAAAAGGAACATCTTTCTTAGGATTGATGGCTTCCCCGGCCTGTGTAGAAACGGCATCAAAGCCTACATAGGCAAAGAATATGGCTGCCGCCCCGGAAACAACGCCCTGGAAACCGTATGCTTCTTTCATATTTTCACCTTCCATTACCATCTGCTGTGCAGGGATAAAAGGATGCCAGTTCGCCGTATCAATAAAAAACACCCCGGCAATAATCACAAACAATACCGCTGAAACTTTCATGATAACG
The sequence above is a segment of the Chryseobacterium sp. JJR-5R genome. Coding sequences within it:
- a CDS encoding APC family permease, yielding MSKIWTKKPMSAFENDVKSSQLKRVLGKWSLTAIGIGAIIGGGIFVLTGTGAYYHAGPALAISFIIAGIACVFAALCYSEFASILPVEGSAYAYAYGTVGEIFAWIIGWGLILEYAMGSMTVAVSWSGYFNKLLKMFGLHLPDYLTSDPASYAGEGFSMNLPAFLIVVFVISILIRGTKEAAKANNLIVIMKVSAVLFVIIAGVFFIDTANWHPFIPAQQMVMEGENMKEAYGFQGVVSGAAAIFFAYVGFDAVSTQAGEAINPKKDVPFAIIVSLLVCTFLYILVSLVLTGMMNYQNFDPHGKYPDAIKAPVAYAFEIAGQGWAGYIITIAATVGLISVLMVMIMGQSRIFLGMSKDGLIPKMFSDVHPVRKTPAKSLMLLGLVIATVASLTPISKLADMTSFGTLFAFTMVCVAVWILRKKEPQLPRTFRVPALPVIATLGICINVYLIWNLSHEAKYLSMAWLGLGVIIYFTYSLRNSKLHKVGYGETFKAEQEPLQKPDTDL